In one window of Deltaproteobacteria bacterium DNA:
- a CDS encoding TIGR02147 family protein, with protein sequence MNPKERDRRVTKTELHKIAATVAPTSFTDPVDYLGAVYGAIKDAVARYGYERFSTDLGFGANNIAYLMLHRQRPLTRKTAVKIASALGLRNLDRRYFLQLVEAQRSSGDPERPEVFERLVDLKAKALPKALPRQQLEFYNQWYHSAILALLDLPDAKDDPEWIASQLMPHVTPSRVKDSLALLKKLDYIAYDEAAGRLKLTRKVVNTGPEVLGLAIIRYHQQMLTLARDALTDTAPEDRDISSVTISIASHQLTDIKTKIHALQNELLAMSEAATNADEVAQINVQVFPIARINKKGR encoded by the coding sequence ATGAACCCCAAAGAGAGGGATCGTAGGGTGACGAAGACTGAACTACATAAAATCGCCGCCACCGTGGCACCGACCAGTTTTACGGATCCCGTGGACTATCTCGGTGCTGTCTACGGCGCGATTAAAGATGCAGTCGCTCGCTACGGTTACGAACGTTTTTCGACCGATCTTGGTTTTGGCGCCAACAATATCGCTTATCTCATGCTGCATAGGCAACGACCACTGACGCGCAAGACTGCCGTCAAGATTGCTAGCGCCCTAGGTTTACGAAACCTGGATCGCCGCTACTTTCTGCAACTAGTCGAAGCTCAGCGCAGTAGCGGTGATCCGGAGCGCCCGGAAGTTTTCGAGCGCCTCGTCGATCTCAAAGCCAAAGCCCTGCCCAAAGCGCTGCCGCGCCAGCAGCTTGAGTTTTATAATCAGTGGTATCACAGCGCCATCCTGGCTCTGCTTGATTTGCCCGATGCCAAAGACGATCCCGAGTGGATTGCATCACAGCTGATGCCGCACGTCACTCCCAGTAGAGTAAAGGATAGTCTCGCCCTCCTTAAAAAGCTGGACTATATCGCCTACGACGAGGCTGCAGGCCGTCTCAAGCTCACGAGGAAGGTAGTAAATACCGGACCCGAAGTGCTGGGTCTTGCGATCATTCGCTACCATCAGCAGATGTTGACACTGGCACGCGATGCGCTAACCGACACTGCACCCGAGGATCGGGACATCAGTAGCGTGACGATCTCTATCGCGTCCCATCAACTGACTGACATTAAGACCAAGATCCATGCGCTGCAAAATGAGCTACTCGCGATGTCAGAAGCAGCAACCAATGCCGACGAGGTTGCTCAGATCAACGTCCAAGTTTTTCCCATTGCCCGTATCAACAAGAAGGGGCGCTAG